In the Candidatus Microthrix subdominans genome, GATCTTGGCCTCGATGGCGGCGAAGGCCACCCCCCGGTACATCGCGCCAGTGTCGAGGTGGGCCATGTGCAGCTTGTCGGCCACGGTGCGGGCCACGGTCGACTTGCCCGAACCGGCCGGTCCATCGATGGCGATCACCCGATCGGCGCTCATGACGGCAGATCGTCGCGCAGCGCGGCGGCGCCGTGCTGGTAGACGTGGTGCAGCCCGTCGCGAGGCTTGGTGGTGTGCAGGTGCATCAAGATCCGGATGCACTGGGGCGTCGCCCCGGCGATGTCGAGCTCCCGGGCGCAGATCAGCGGGATGTCGCCGTAGCCCACCTGACGGGCGGCGAGGGCCGGGAAGACCGAGTGCAGGTCGTCGGTGGCGGTGAACAGCACCGAGACGACGTCGTCATGGGCAACGTCGTTGCGCTCGACCATCGCCGACAAC is a window encoding:
- the aroH gene encoding chorismate mutase; translated protein: MPTMRALRGATTFDVDEREHVCERTVELLSAMVERNDVAHDDVVSVLFTATDDLHSVFPALAARQVGYGDIPLICARELDIAGATPQCIRILMHLHTTKPRDGLHHVYQHGAAALRDDLPS